The nucleotide window tatgcgcaccgtTTCCCTCGCCACAATAGGCGCCGCCGTGGCTAGGGTGGTTCACATTAACCTGGGAACCCttcctagagaatggaggctcACATATgcgggccggccgtcagagcgtcacagtagcatgcgaaagcgatcccgtggcgctcctcgttaagacggaaaggatatcgctggtttttagtgggtattgcaatgttcggggcgcactccaCATACTCCCCGTCTATTCCCGTCGGAGAAaggcgtaacgcgtttttccagcgataaaaaaaggtGGTTGTATAAGACAATAAATTGagtattgttttaaatgaacAATGACATcatgttgtatattttaaattgtaatgtattatCTCTTCCAGATTACAACATCAGGTATAGCCAAGAAGGAGAAGCAGCAAATAATGAAGCTTGTGAATGAGAATGGTGGAGTGTTTTCGGGAGCGTTTCAGAGCGAGACAACAGATGTTGTAGTACTTACCAAGTCAGTTACAtgtaatataaatctatatataaatagacaatgATAAAACGGTGACTATTTTTGTTGTTGAATTCCGTGTTTGTATATTCTTATTCTAAACGATTGTCATTACTCAATTGATGATACGAGTGCAACggctgtaattaaataaaaatgatgcaATGTCTACTACCGCCGACATAGACAATACTATTTGTGTCCTTCTGACCGTACTCGCTCAACGTCGACGTAAATCGCTGTCATATCGAGTGTCACTGATGCGTGTTACCGGGCGGCAGGGACGGCATCGGCAGCGAGAAGTACAAGGCGGCGGTGGAGTACGGCAAGGCGTGCGTGGTGCCGGAGTGGGTGCGGGCgagcgcggcgcgcggcgcgtgCGCGGCGCTGGCGCGCTACCGCGTGGTCGGCGCCGCCACGTCCAGCCCGCTCGCCGCGCGCGCGCCAGACATAagtcagttttgttttttttttttttttttcagccttttgccgtccactgctggacgaaagcctcccccatataACGCCAttccgatcttgggcagtccgcatccatcccgatgATCCCAGGTTCGGGATCAGTCAGTACCGcgcaaaaataatgttttttttttttttatatagaataggaacgcGGACGAgaatttgggccacctgatggtaagtggtcaccaacgcccatagacattggcattgtaagaaatgttaaacatcgcttacatcaccaatgcgccaccaaccttgggaacttaagatgttatgtcccttgttcctgtaattacaccggctcactcgcccttcaaaccggaacagaacaataccgagtactgctgttctgcggtagaatatctgatgagtgggtggtacatacccagacgagcttgcacaaagctctaccactataGATGATCAGTTGATCTTGTTAtctttgaggacttatcgttttattcgttgttactgtatatgtatttatattatatacttttaattttgtatgtattgataatataatttatttattgatatataataagtgtattttatatttacatttatttattagtttgttttaattaaagattaatattattttatttataccaccacctacctcatatcctatcagtAATAAATTACACCGTTGGtcgcctggaagagatcgctatgtagcaataaggtcgccataattgtacttttatttaggctgtatacatgttttgtatttttctcaatgtgtacaataaagtataaattaaataatggacCTGACAAACATAAGGTGGCTTAAAATACGAtcattgtgggttcaaatccgggcatcGATACATCCGTTCtgttcgtgtgcttaatttgtatttatgattcaTGACGTGACCCACCTCGTgtcacattttatataatggaAAACATTTGATGTGCGAGAAAAAGCACGACCAAAAGGTACGTCGTAAGTACGTACGTGGGGTCTTGGAACATCGTAGCAGGGGCCGGGTAACGCTTCAGGTGGGCCCACGATTTGGTGATATAAGCTCACGTCAGACCATTAACCTAAAGGGAAAAAACAATGCAATATcgataattaattgttttttttttatacaggtTTGAATTTTTCTCGTATAACAAATGCAAAGCCACCAAACAACTTTGTGGACGAGAGTCGAGCGGTCGACATGTCTACAATATCCGGACGAATGaaggtatatatattatctatattaaaaatacgaaaatatcGCTGTCTGTTTGTCACGCTTTTATAACTAAACTGCTttaccgattttgattaaatttactaTGAAGctagcttgaaccccaaggaaggacatggACTACCTTTTTTATAGCTAATACCCGTCACAAGATACGGGCAAAGCTGCGGGTGAAAACTAGTGCTATATTTTCTGAGAAGCGTTGTTAgtcgtaaattaaaatacaaaatatatgatcGTTGTTGAATATACCGTTTATTCACATGTAGTGCTTTATCTTAGCCCATTCCAATCGAACATGGAGTAGATATAAACGAACctttgatttatttcatttcatgtgatttactaataattctgggaaatatttaaaataaaacatcaagtGGAATAGCTTGACTATTTATATcctctttaattttacttctaaagaTCCAATAATAACATTGTCGACGTTATAAATGGCATTTTTTTTTCGCGAATCCGTAATAATACATCAAATTCAAGATGGTTGACTAACGTCAAAATAAGTcttgagttttattttatttgtctttatttttccAGTGGTTGGAATAGATTATGTATTATGCAAACAAACTAGAAACGGATTTCTGGCCTCTACGTCTAAATTTTCGTTTTAGACGTATCGACAATATgtgtgattttatatatatttgaatctaCCAGCTCGTCTTTCTTAATCCGCAGTATGGGTGTTAAAATTGTCACTGCGGTATATGGTATTAAGTATTAGTagaattttatagaaattatgtaatgtatagtTATAGATATgtatgtttactggtggtagagctttgtgcaagctcgtctgggtaggtaccacccactcatcagatattctaccgcaaaacagcagtacttggtattgttgtgttccggtttgaagggtgagtgagccagtgtaattacaggcacaagggacataaaatcttagttcccaaggtcggtggcgcattggctatgtaagcgatggttgacattttttacaatgccaatgtctaagggcgtttggtgaccacttaccatcaggtggcccatatgctcgttcgtcttcctattttataaaaaaaaaaaaaagatgcttTATCTTTTCGaatgtatataatgatttttgtatttgattttattttttcagctaTCTCAAGAGGGTAGAAAATCGCACGATACATCATTCGACAGGGAAATAGTAGCAGAGTTCGAGAATTTTGACATGAGTTGTATTAAGAAGGCCGGACCTATTTTCGATGGATTTTGTGTGagatgatttctttttttatctaatttaggtatagtttgtaataaattgCGGGACGGTCCTGTGTAATCGTGTTTGGGTTACGCATATTATGAGTGAGtgtcataaaatattacatggTCAAATTAtgatatagttataataaagataCCGATGGtggtatttaatacaatttcattTGGGGAGGGGATTATGGGGAGAAAGTCAAAAGAGTAGTACAAGCGAGGCCGGGCCGGCGCGTGCGCAGATCTGGGTGTCGGGGCTGGAGGGCGCGAGCCGCGAGCGCGCGGCGGCGGCCGTGGCGCGCTGCGGCGGCGTGCGCTACGACGCGCCGCACCCGCGCGTCACGCACGCGCTCTGCAcgcgcgccgccgcgcccgccgcgcgcgccgcgctgcCCGCCGTGCCCGTGCTGTCCGCGCTGTGGCTGCTGCGCTCCGtgcgcgccgcgcgcgcgctcGACGAGACCGAGGTGAGCGGCTCGAGGAACACGCGCCCGTGTGCTGCAAAATTCTAAAGTATTATCATTACGAAAGAtcattacacaattattattattacaaaagataacttgtttttttaaattaaattaaattttttcgattcccacccgacgcaaaacTGCCCATAATGCGGGCCGCATTTCCACGCTGttcggcaatggacaacctctgtGCCAAGTAGGACCCGGAGCGCCTGTCTAATCCCCAGggtttctaaattcaaattcaatattattatatttgcgaAGTTGCTAAAAGAAAAGACtaaagtagaaataaaaaaagatatattgaaAGGATTATATCAAACGTTATATCCTGATTGAGACTCATAATCTGACTCATATTCATATTATCTCCCCGTAGTACCTCATCGAATCTAACTCGATGACGCCAGTGAAGTCGAGCGCCCGGAAGCCTCACATCGAGGCCGCGTCCCCTATGAGCAAGCGTAACTTGCAATTGCTCCGGCGGGGCCCGCTGGAGCTCCCTCCGCCGATGCCGGAGCGTCCTCAGCCCGCGGAGCCTCAGGATGAACTTGTCAACCATTATTTGAGCCGTGAGatctgcatttttttttaaatacaactaaTATTGTTCACtagtaacttataaaaaatcacAAATGGGAGTGATGATGATGTTATGGTTTATTAAAGTAGAACTTATTAAACGCAatgaaaataacttattatggTAGAATTTAACTGCAACATTTCTATTACAATATTGTTTCATTTCTATCAGATAATCCGAGTTGTTTGTTCAATGTTTTAACCgagatattataacatttttcagAAATAGTACCTGAACCACAGGAAAAGACACCAGAGCCAGTTCCCGAACCAGTTCCACAACAAGAGCCAGATGTTACCGAGGATATGGTCGATGAGCCTACTGAAGAAATTGAACAGATATTTAGAGGTTGGTACTTTGCATTGCTTATATGCATGTAATTTTTACTTCAGACTGTAGCCGTATAAAGTGTATTAGAAAATCAAAAAAGTGCAATGTCCCTTTGGTATCTAGCTCTGAGCGGTCGATCATATCGATAATGTAACGTAAATGGTTGGCAGGTATGAAGATCGAGGTGCACGGGCTGGACGAGGAGGCGGTGGCGGAGGTGGGCGCGGAGGTgtcggcggcgggcggcgcgctggtggcggcgggcgcgggcgcggcgctggCGCTCGTGCCGCTCGACTGGGACGTGCCCTGCGCGCTCGACCTCGTCACCGTCTTCTGGATCGTGAGTACCGCGACCGCACGGCGTCTGTTCGAACAGGTCTCACATATTTGGAGATCATCATTATCTCTAGTCCTATCGTCAGCTACACCCTTCTCGCACCTGTTATCCCTCACATAGTTCATTTacacgtatatatgtatattaaaattttattaaaaaaaaaaaaaaaaaacgaaaaatatatgtatttccaCAGTTtggttaaataaattacatatgatATATTTGTTACAGAAAGACTGTCTCTCCCAACAAGAGTTGCTACCCATACAATACTACCATCGGCCCGTGAAGCTGCCGCAGTGGGAGGGGGCGGGGCCCTTAGAGGGCGTCGTGGCCAGTCTAAGCACATACAGTGGGGTCGAAAGAGCGTTTTTGGACGAATTGGCAAAATTGCTAGGCGCTACGTGAGTTGAGCAATCGTGATATATCAtactaatttaactttttaacgaTTTGCATTAATAAATTCCGAATTAATAAGAACTAACAAATAGTACCCTGTACTTATTTTGTGGTCGCTTGACCGGCCGGCGTGTGTCATAAAAAACTGGTTAGAAGGATAATATGTAGTTTACATGCGTTTGAAGAAAAGTGTGTTTATGGACCAGTGGTCATAGATGAAAAAAGCGtcttaaagtatattatttgtcTTTCGACAGTACCCAGCTTCGCTTCTGCCGCCGTAACACCGCGAATGCCCTGGCGTCCACGCATTTGATCTGTCCGTCGGCGTCGGGCGATAAATACCAGGGGGCGGTGAAGTGGTCGCTGCCGGCCGTCACCGCCGACTGGCTGCTGCAGTGCGCGTGCGAGGGACGCCGAGTTAGCGAGCGGGACTATTTGGTGGGCGACACTAAAGGTAAGGGGAGTGCTCTGAGGTTCACGATGCTAAcaagttattattttctaaaaattttgTTCTCTCGTTACAATTTAAATCTTACTATTATTATCATCGAATTAAAATAAAGGCGAAGGCGCGTATATTCATACGTATTATAAAATGCtagtttttaatctattttatgtCATCGTTAATATTGGATCAAATTTACTATTTACCCTGGAACATCAAAATACaagcgaataaataaaaacgatataggTCGTTGGGGTATATccagtttaaatattattattttttcatttcagcGCCACCATCACCCGAACCGCCTCAAAAGCAGATTGCCCAACCCGAAGAACCCGAGCTGGCACCGCCCCCTGGCGCGCAGACCGACAAAGAGAACGCCATGCTCCCGCCGGCCGCCAGCGCGCCGCGACGCGGCTCCGCGGCGAGTCGAGAACAGACCCCGAAGGGTAAAGCTGGTAGTGGTATGTCctgttcttataatattttatgtaaaaatcagTTAAAAAATCACTTTTTTGCTATCTCTACTTTGGTATtcgtttatactttttatttattaggaaacTTTCGATAACGCTCAGCTAAACAACAGTAATTAACtcttgaaatcaaaatatttcacGTGAAACTacatttgaattttcatgtgacagaattaaaaataagagaattaaacttattttattatagaactaTATTAGAGAACTAAAAAATGTTAGgattaagaattttataatttttttattaaacgattTCAACTCAAGAGAGTTTCCACGACAGCCGCGGCTCGAGCGAGTGTCAgtgtcatataatatattattattatttatataaattattattattataattagttaattatcaTCATAATCGTGTTTTTGTCTTCTACTGGACATAAGCCTCTTGATTTATTAGTtacaatactataattatattcattattataaagagaaatgcttatttattgttttatcgagtttattttattttgtattttttgtagatGGCGATACTGACATGTCGCCAGCTTCTCGCTACATAGCAATGGCTCGGCAAGGTCTCTTGGGTTGCGATTCGCAGGAAACTCCCAAGCGACTGCAGGAACTCAAAGGGGATGATAACCAAGGTTTACTATGATTATGATGtttgtcaataataaaaaaaaacctattttctttataaaatttcttacattgccaatagtaaaatgttatgtcctttgtacctGTAGTGATACTGACTTCCCtgaaccttcaaaccggaacacaataatactaagtattgctatttggcggtacaatatgtgatgagtgggtggtacccaccatTTAAACCAGAACTCAGCAATAAAAATTGCCATTTGCTGGTAAAACCACCCATGAATGAATGGTAACCACCCTGTTCCCAGATCATATTAAACACTTACCACAAATATTTGAAATGCTAAATGTTTAAATGCTTTATATTGTTTTCATGAGTGGATTGAgtgagatgaataataattgtaataattatattagcaGGTGAAGTCCGAACTCCCCCCCTAGACGACGCACTATCGACCCCCAATCTAATGGGTCTGAGTCCCACAACCCGAAGGAGACTGCAAGCTGTGAGACGAGGCGAGATGCCCTCTGATCCCATACGGACACCGGTCGATCCTTGTAAGTTGATGTTATGTTTAAATTCATAAGCTCATACTTATTTTTCTATCGTTAATGGATTTGACGGgccggtcggcgtggttggtagatgcctttcacgccgaagtttgtgggttcaattctcacccaggacagacatttgtgtgcatgaacatgtctgtttttcctgagtctgggtgtaattatgtatataagtatgtatttacaaaagaaaagtagtatatgtagtatatcagttttctgatttccatagtacaagctctgcttagtttgggatcagatggccgtgtgtgcataaggtcccagaatattatttaattgtattaatgaaTATTCGTAGATCTTTCACAAAGCAACGTTTGTTTTTGTACTTAAATGTTATTGTATAGAAAAAGGAGTATGGTATATGAGTTAAGATTTCTCATATTATCTCCAAAATTTATGAATTGTAATGAAATATGTTATGCAGTCGACAAAAATCCAGACACGCCTGATAGTGCGTTTGGAGCGGCTCTGCGTCCCGGGTCAGGGCGTCTCTCCCCCGAGGCGAGGAAACGGCTCTGGAAGGTCGTCCACGATTTACCATCAAAGCAACAACAACCCACGAGAGACAAGCAAACCGTGAGTcactattttataaagaaattgtataataagaCTAATTAACTctatatttacagtaacagtttttttttatagaataggaaggcggacgagcatatgggccacctgatggtaagtggtcaccaacgcccatatacattggcattataataaatcttaactatcgcttacatcaccaaagcaccaccaaccttgggaactaagatgtcatgtcccttgtgcctgtaatttacactggctcactcacccttcaaactggaacacagcaataccaagtactgctgttttgcggtagaatatctgatgagtcggtggtacctaaccagacgagcttgcacaaagctctaccaccagtaaacagtaacagcctgttaatgtcccactgctgggctaaggcctcctctaccttttgaggagaagctgctccaatgcgggttggtagaatacacatgtggcataatttcaatgaaattagacacaagcaggtttcctcacgatgttttccttcaccatcaagcacgagatgaattataaacacaaattaagtacatgaaaattcagtggtgcttgctcgcacgcgttctaaccactagaccatctcggcgtTAActctatatttgtatataatatattatatacttgtgttAATGTTATGTGTATCGCAATAATAAAGATGTGTTTTTCTTCCAGCCGCTGTCGGAGATCCGCAACCGTTTCCTGTTGCAGTTCGCGTCGAGTGCGACCACACCTCCGGCAGACCTGCCCGCCGTGCCGAGGAAGCTACAGTTACACGTGAGTTGctcatctatatttatatatattaaaggcattgtcaattatagattaatttttgtaatttattttcaggACCAAGTCGATACTCCACCTTCGAAGATAGCGAAGCTATCCATAGATCAAGtatgtttaacattttaaatgttacattccTTAGTGATGTATGGAGCATGATTGTATTGAGGACTTATGTGACTTAATTAGAAGTACATATAAtgataggtaggcggacgggcatatgggcctgatggtaaatggtagacattggatatgtaagaaatattaatcgtcCCCTatgtcgccaatgcgccaccaaccttgtaatctcactcacctttcataCTGAAACACAGAAATACTAAGCTctgttgttttgcggtggaatatatttaatgagtggCTGCTACCTAcctagatgagcttgcacagAACCCTGCCACCAAGTAAACacgtgtaaattatattatatttatttatttctaatcaacagcaaaaataatatcagtaatgaatattgaaatgaaaaaaaaaaatgctttcatTTTCATACTGCATTCTATTGGATCTAAAATCTATGATATGTTTCCTTGTTCTAGTTAactttagtatatttaaatattttataccatataatttcataatatataattttatttatatatttttaatgaatatttactatgtacattttaattatttactaatattcctatctcCCTCTTTAATAGCTCTGCGATTTATATCGCTAGGTGGCGCGTAATTGTTACGCTATTAACACtgatattattgtttatgtttatataatataaaaaagccgagatggcccagtggttagaacgcgtgaatcttattcgatgatcgtgggttcaaacccgggcaagcaccactgtattttcatgtgcttaatttgtgattataattcatctcgtgcttaacggtgaaggaaaacatcgtgaggaaacctgcatgtgtctaatttcattgaaattctgccacatgtgtattctaccaacccgcattggagcagcgtggtggaataagctccacaaccttctcctcaaaagggagaggaggccttagcccagcaatgggacattaacaggctgttactgtactgtactgtaatgtgaggggatgaatattatatattaggttaATGGGGATGATGGCGAGGCAAGAGGatgcccaaaaaaaaaaatagactgtGAGGAACGCCATGCGACCCCGACTccccaaaataaataatatattacagtttagtaatattatatgtattattataattgaagagCGCCGGCGGTCTCAACGCGAGTGAAGCGACCGAAAACGCCATGGCCGCGTCCAGCGCTTCCATCGCTGCGGGCGCGCTGGTCGCCGGCGTGGACGTGCAGTTGCAGCGGCTTAACGCAGCGCTCACTGGCAGGCTCAGCTCACAGCGAAAGAGGACACGTGACTCCATTGCATCGAATCCAGGTAGaggatacatttaaaataaaataatttataagtacaaGTGACCGCTATGATAACAAAACCAAGGCAGGTGGTGCAACCGTGGTTGatgatgtaaagaatggttaatattcttTACAGTGCTAATTTCCATGGACGATGGCGTCCATTCACATTTCCCAAGCCTATGCCAAGGCTTTGCACGGGCAAATGGAATGCTTAATGCGAGTGTTtccttataaaatacaatatatctaaatatattattacacttGTCACTAGTTCAATTGTTCTATTATGTGTGAATTCTGAAGTATGAATAGAATagtacaaaaaatgttttgtaccAACAGAACCGGCCAACGTAGAAGTGGAAGCGGGACCGGAGTCGCAACCGAACACAGTGGGCTGGGACGACTCCACTCCGCCCGCCCCTCAACAGCAGGACAACGCTCCCCCGATCAAGAAATTCATGCTGTCTTCCAATGTCGACGTGAGTATTCACATATCTAAGGGACATTGTCATAATGCcgctttgatttatattatgtaaaagattTTCAgtaattttttcattcattagtACGAGTATTAAACTTTTGCATTAAATTTGTTGCTTTCATATACTagcacttatatatttaaacgattgataaaaataatcttatacaaaattttttatACAGAATCGTGAAGAAATCATCGAAATGATTCTATACTTAGGCGGCGAAGTGTGCGACGGTGCCGAGCTGGACTTGGAAGCGACACATTTACTCTGCTCGGCGCCCGGCAGGAGCGAGAAGATGCTGGGGTCGGTGGCGGCCGGGAAGTGGGTGCTGCATCCCGCATACGTCGCGAGGAGCCGACAGGCGGGGAGGTTCCTGGAAGTGAGTAGAATTGAAGTAAACAAGAATCAGTGTAAGTGTTGACCAGAAATATTTAACTGGTGTGTGCGGGCCAGGAGGACGAGTTCGAGTGGGGCAACCCCCGCGCGGGCGCGCTGCCGGCGCTGTCGGGCGCGGAGCGGGCGCTGGCGCGCGCGGCGCACCGCTGGCGCCAgcagcgcgcccgccgcgccgccgcgcccTTCGCCGCCACGCGCGCGCTGCTGCACGtgcccgcgccgcgccgccgcctgCTGGCGCGCCTGCTGCTGGCCGGCGGCGGGGAGACCGTCGACGACGAGTGAGTGTTCACTACACTGCGTGAGCTTGTAATCGACTCGTGAAGTACTCGAGATATATTTGAAtcgataaataatcaaatatattgtcCATAGACACATTAAAACGCATTTATCCTAAACCGAGGATCAGTGTTGAAGCAAGctcaaagattttttaaaaaaaattttgataatgatttacatttttgtttcagGCCTCCCTACACTAACGACAACATAACAGTTTGCTTCGCTGACATAAAGCGATACCCGCTGTCCGATAGAGACGCAGCCTGGCTCATATCGAAGCGCATACCAGTATGTCCCCCAGTCCTCCTAAGCTCCTATCTGACTGAGGACGTGCCGCCAAACCCGATTGAACATTGTATACCGGAATATAgacctaaataatataattatagctaATTTTAGTGTTGACAAtaatgtgtataataaaatatctattattacgtgtcttctttatttttatggttACTGCTCTACAAACctcaaacaaaaataacttcCAAATAAACTGGTCGCGAAGCAATATGGTCACGTTAAAACGTCATAACTTCTCTGCGCCACTCGCACAAATATTGCTATCGCATTCGCACAGCTTAATGTCATCATCAGGAATTTCAagctttttatacatataaattgttttcgaataattttattcatttttgaaCAAATGATTTTAGTATGTGCTAGAGATATTTCGTTGCTAAACTGTAAAAAAACGGATAGATATTTAttgtgctttatttttttttatcaagtatCAACTCGGCatatttaatgtttacaaataaagATAGATCCATGTGATGAATACATGCCAttgaaatattgtttcatttagttttaagaattttaatacgtTAACTATGTAGGCTGGCACATAGTTAACgaattaaaattcttaaaactTAGACTACTCGAAGCTCACGATGGCGTCAAATTGACaagacaaattaaatgataactgTGTCTATTTTTTTGCATATCAAAGGGATAATGTCATTATGCCATATGAGACGTCATTTGGCGTTtacataagtaaaaattatgaattgcAACTAAAGAattacgaaaaaataaatatgggtCCCATTATTTTATATCTGGTTTCAAttcatgtaataatatatatgtgatgacaaaatgaaattttaattgcgttagtaaataaaacaatataataagcgtttcatttttattggaataatttcaaaattagttataatgtaaattaataagaaaatatattatgtataatttatgacaTTTTTTGGACAGTAAATGACGAAGAAAATAAAGGGCTTAATCACCGGTACGGTCACATTagctaaaaatttaatataagatttcTACCTTAACTAATCGCGGCAGACCAGAGATGTTAAATGTGGTCATAGATAATGTGGACCACAATTTTACTATCGAACGCaacaggcaaacgcgaccaaagcgtcataggtacacagtggaaattccccgcctacgtacgaagcgctttgaatccacattcatcattcgcactgcgaaactatggaatgctttgcctgagtccgtatttcctgataggtacagtgttggtgtcttcaaatcaagagtaaacaggtttcttataggcaaccgtgctacatcttagaccgtgtcgatgcttaacatcaggctagtcaacggtcaaacgctggcctatcaatagtaaaaaaaaaacacaagtcGGCTTTTGTTTGACACtagtttataaatttgaaacaaaaataaattattctttacgtataaaatatacagCAGCGGTAATTTGTGTGGTTAGTGTATACACTTAGTAAAGCATAGTTTGACTTTCtattagttagttagttagtaacagcctgttaatgtcccactgctgggctaaggcctcctctcccttttgaggagaaggtttggagcttattccaccacgctgctccaatgcgggttggtagaatacacatgtggcataatttcaaggaaa belongs to Nymphalis io chromosome 2, ilAglIoxx1.1, whole genome shotgun sequence and includes:
- the LOC126776320 gene encoding DNA topoisomerase 2-binding protein 1-B isoform X1, with the translated sequence MNEDINVTFIIPEECRSENDCSEEMQLAFTACEQHSGGGIKAKWVQQALWRKFDNLTKRDVFVLSKFEGEFFEKLKSTKCLLVGPRCLSCCLMEGSPIPSGPEPVFTIAMRGLVVTASGLSKEQKERIKQKVQWMGGLYSTVLTEDTTHLVSDTVLSDKYIKSVERDIPVMCETWVDAVWEASLRLNVNGTSSEFHQYKLPAFANLEITTSGIAKKEKQQIMKLVNENGGVFSGAFQSETTDVVVLTKDGIGSEKYKAAVEYGKACVVPEWVRASAARGACAALARYRVVGAATSSPLAARAPDISLNFSRITNAKPPNNFVDESRAVDMSTISGRMKLSQEGRKSHDTSFDREIVAEFENFDMSCIKKAGPIFDGFCIWVSGLEGASRERAAAAVARCGGVRYDAPHPRVTHALCTRAAAPAARAALPAVPVLSALWLLRSVRAARALDETEYLIESNSMTPVKSSARKPHIEAASPMSKRNLQLLRRGPLELPPPMPERPQPAEPQDELVNHYLSQIVPEPQEKTPEPVPEPVPQQEPDVTEDMVDEPTEEIEQIFRGMKIEVHGLDEEAVAEVGAEVSAAGGALVAAGAGAALALVPLDWDVPCALDLVTVFWIKDCLSQQELLPIQYYHRPVKLPQWEGAGPLEGVVASLSTYSGVERAFLDELAKLLGATTQLRFCRRNTANALASTHLICPSASGDKYQGAVKWSLPAVTADWLLQCACEGRRVSERDYLVGDTKAPPSPEPPQKQIAQPEEPELAPPPGAQTDKENAMLPPAASAPRRGSAASREQTPKGKAGSDGDTDMSPASRYIAMARQGLLGCDSQETPKRLQELKGDDNQAGEVRTPPLDDALSTPNLMGLSPTTRRRLQAVRRGEMPSDPIRTPVDPFDKNPDTPDSAFGAALRPGSGRLSPEARKRLWKVVHDLPSKQQQPTRDKQTPLSEIRNRFLLQFASSATTPPADLPAVPRKLQLHDQVDTPPSKIAKLSIDQSAGGLNASEATENAMAASSASIAAGALVAGVDVQLQRLNAALTGRLSSQRKRTRDSIASNPEPANVEVEAGPESQPNTVGWDDSTPPAPQQQDNAPPIKKFMLSSNVDNREEIIEMILYLGGEVCDGAELDLEATHLLCSAPGRSEKMLGSVAAGKWVLHPAYVARSRQAGRFLEEDEFEWGNPRAGALPALSGAERALARAAHRWRQQRARRAAAPFAATRALLHVPAPRRRLLARLLLAGGGETVDDEPPYTNDNITVCFADIKRYPLSDRDAAWLISKRIPVCPPVLLSSYLTEDVPPNPIEHCIPEYRPK